A genomic stretch from Falco cherrug isolate bFalChe1 chromosome 1, bFalChe1.pri, whole genome shotgun sequence includes:
- the EIF2B1 gene encoding translation initiation factor eIF-2B subunit alpha encodes MSTDDLIETFRAQLRDDPDVASAVAAIRALLGFLKQDRGETIQGLRSSLLAAIDTLSRVDSSVAVSSGGELFLRFISLTSLEYSDYSKCKEIMIERGEIFLRKVSLSRNKIAKLCHPFIRDGAQILTHAYSRVVLRVLEAAVESKKRFSVYVTESQPDQAGQKMAKALRKLNIPVTVILDAAVGYIMEKVDLVLVGAEGVVESGGIINKIGTNQIAVCAKAQNKPFYVVAESFKFVRLFPLNQQDVPDKFKYKADTLKTSQNLTEEHPWIDYTSPSLITLLFTDLGVLTPSAVSDELIKLYL; translated from the exons ATGAGCACGGACG ACCTGATCGAGACCTTCCGGGCGCAGCTGAGGGACGACCCCGACGTCGCCTCGGCCGTGGCCGCCATCCGCGCCCTGCTGGGCTTCCTCAAGCAGGACCGAG GGGAGACCATCCAGGGCCTGAGGAGCAGCCTGCTGGCCGCCATCGACACCCTGTCTCGCGTGGACTCCTCGGTGGCCGTCTCCTCCGGCGGGGAGCTCTTCCTCCGCTTCATCAGCCTCACCTCCCTGGAGTACTCG GACTACTCCAAGTGCAAAGAAATCATGATCGAGCGCGGGGAGATCTTCCTGAGGAAAGTGTCGCTCTCGAGGAACAAGATCGCCAAGCTGTGTCACCCCTTCATCAGAGACGGCGCC cAAATATTGACACATGCCTACTCAAGAGTGGTCCTGAGAGTGTTAGAAGCAGCTGTCGAGTCAAAGAAGCGATTCAGTGTTTATGTTACTGAATCACAGCCGGATCAAGCTGG gcaaaAAATGGCAAAAGCCCTGAGGAAGCTGAACATTCCTGTGACTGTGATTCTGGATGCGGCAGTTGG CTACATTATGGAGAAAGTGGACCTGGTCTTAGTTGGTGCTGAAGGTGTAGTTGAAAGTGGAGGCATTATTAACAAG ATTGGCACTAATCAGATTGCTGTGTGCGCCAAAGCTCAGAATAAGCCGTTTTATGTGGTAGCAGAGAGTTTCAAGTTTGTAAGACTTTTCCCTCTAAATCAGCAGGATGTCCCTGATAAATTTAAG TATAAAGCAGACACTCTGAAAACAAGTCAGAATCTAACAGAGGAGCATCCCTGGATTGACTACACATCACCATCGCTAATTACACTCCTGTTCACAGACCTCGGTGTGTTAACTCCATCAGCTGTCAGTGATGAACTTATTAAACTCTACCTGTAA